One stretch of Ornithinimicrobium ciconiae DNA includes these proteins:
- a CDS encoding IS630 family transposase, with protein sequence MSRTGRPKAPLELTEEERAQLLRWARRRKSSQALALRSRIVLGCAEGLTNKEVAALEKVSAPTVGKWRTRFVEHRLDGLSDEARPGRPPTISAEQIEDVVVATLESTPLNATHWSRAKMAQRSGLSKSTIGRIWRAFDLQPHREDGFKLSNDPLFVEKVYDVVGLYLNPPEAAVVLCVDEKSQVQALARSQPAFPMMPGMPEKRTHDYVRHGTTSLFAAFNTADGTVISSLHRKHRAIEFKKFLAKIDDQVPAELEVHLVCDNYGTHKHPSIKKWLAAHPRFHMHFTPTYSSWLNQVERFFAYVTADLLQRSDHRSVQALEGDIRKWVKAWNEDPKPFIWTKTAEQILDSLGRLLQRTTGAGH encoded by the coding sequence ATGAGTCGTACCGGACGCCCCAAGGCCCCGCTGGAGCTGACCGAGGAGGAGCGTGCACAGCTGCTGCGCTGGGCGCGCAGGCGCAAGTCTTCACAGGCGTTGGCGTTGCGCTCGCGGATCGTGTTGGGGTGCGCCGAGGGGTTGACGAACAAGGAGGTCGCGGCGCTGGAGAAGGTGTCGGCACCGACGGTCGGCAAGTGGCGGACCCGGTTCGTTGAGCACCGGTTGGACGGCCTGTCGGATGAGGCTCGCCCGGGTCGCCCTCCCACCATCAGCGCTGAGCAGATCGAGGACGTCGTGGTGGCCACCCTGGAATCCACGCCGCTCAACGCGACGCACTGGTCGCGGGCGAAGATGGCCCAGCGCAGCGGGCTGTCCAAGTCCACCATCGGGCGGATCTGGCGGGCCTTCGACCTCCAACCACACCGCGAAGACGGGTTCAAACTGTCCAACGACCCGCTGTTCGTGGAGAAGGTCTACGACGTGGTCGGCCTCTACCTGAACCCGCCCGAGGCCGCGGTGGTGCTGTGCGTGGACGAGAAGTCACAGGTGCAGGCCTTGGCCCGGTCTCAACCGGCGTTTCCGATGATGCCCGGTATGCCCGAGAAGCGCACTCACGACTATGTCCGACATGGCACCACGTCCCTGTTCGCGGCGTTCAACACCGCCGATGGCACCGTGATCTCCTCCCTGCACCGCAAGCACCGCGCGATCGAGTTCAAGAAGTTCCTGGCCAAGATCGACGACCAGGTCCCGGCCGAGCTGGAGGTGCACCTGGTCTGTGACAACTACGGCACCCACAAGCACCCCAGCATCAAGAAGTGGCTGGCAGCCCACCCCCGCTTCCACATGCACTTCACCCCGACCTACTCCTCATGGCTGAACCAGGTCGAGCGGTTCTTCGCCTACGTCACTGCCGACCTGCTCCAGCGTTCTGACCACCGCAGCGTCCAGGCCCTCGAGGGCGATATCCGCAAGTGGGTCAAGGCCTGGAACGAAGACCCCAAGCCATTCATCTGGACCAAAACCGCCGAACAGATCCTCGACTCCCTCGGCAGACTTCTACAACGAACTACCGGCGCGGGACACTAG
- a CDS encoding helix-turn-helix domain-containing protein: protein MPRIANVGVMSEVVTPKQLAEELGVSDRTIRQWLRNQGWQSVPYTRWQLTAEQAARVRAHFRP, encoded by the coding sequence ATGCCGCGGATCGCTAACGTTGGCGTCATGTCTGAAGTCGTGACCCCAAAGCAGTTGGCCGAGGAGCTCGGTGTCTCCGACAGGACCATCCGGCAGTGGCTGAGGAACCAAGGTTGGCAGTCAGTCCCGTACACACGCTGGCAGCTCACGGCTGAGCAGGCTGCGAGGGTGCGGGCCCACTTCCGGCCGTAG
- a CDS encoding MFS transporter, with translation MPLGRGFGVLWSANALSNLADGLAFVSMPLLTASMTDDPRLVAGLATLYALVRLLVALPIGVWVDRFDRRTLIVAANLLRGVALLGLALTIQFGVSSLVILYVTMAVVGTLESVADSAAVAILPSLVDRERLDSANGRVAAAQLVSDEFAGPPLGGFLFAFAAAAPVFAMGGLWAVAGLVALALPIRRSWRPPGDAPAARRSVYAEAREGIAWLARHRVVGSLALIGALASVGYMLPFSILVLYAQERLGLNGSGYGLLLAFSALGGLLGSFLASRLRKRLGYRWTIAASLLLGALTLGGLALTTDPIIAGVLLALYILHAVIWNICSLALRQRLVPDNLLGRVGGAARVLGLLGLAAGSALGGLLGVIDLAIPVAVGAAVFVACCLVAAIMLRGELTPDDPTTTAIREADADAETVWVTRTHALRAG, from the coding sequence ATGCCACTCGGTCGCGGATTTGGCGTGCTGTGGAGCGCGAACGCCCTGTCGAACCTGGCCGATGGCCTCGCCTTCGTGTCGATGCCGCTGCTCACGGCCTCAATGACCGACGATCCGCGTCTCGTCGCGGGACTGGCCACGCTCTATGCCCTGGTCCGTCTGCTGGTCGCCCTGCCGATCGGCGTCTGGGTAGACCGGTTCGACCGCCGCACCCTGATCGTCGCTGCCAATCTGCTGCGAGGTGTCGCCTTGTTGGGACTGGCGCTGACCATTCAATTCGGCGTCTCCTCGCTGGTCATCCTGTACGTGACGATGGCCGTGGTCGGGACGCTGGAGAGCGTGGCCGACAGCGCCGCAGTCGCCATCCTGCCTTCCCTGGTCGACCGCGAACGACTCGACTCCGCGAACGGGCGGGTCGCGGCTGCGCAGCTCGTCTCCGACGAGTTCGCCGGCCCGCCACTCGGTGGCTTCCTGTTCGCGTTCGCGGCGGCTGCGCCCGTCTTCGCGATGGGCGGGCTGTGGGCCGTGGCGGGGCTGGTTGCCCTCGCGTTGCCGATCCGGCGCTCGTGGCGGCCGCCCGGTGACGCGCCTGCTGCTCGACGCTCGGTGTACGCCGAGGCGCGCGAGGGCATCGCATGGCTGGCGCGCCACCGCGTCGTCGGGAGCCTGGCGCTCATCGGAGCACTCGCGAGTGTCGGCTACATGCTGCCCTTCTCAATCCTCGTGCTATACGCCCAGGAGCGTCTCGGGCTGAACGGCAGCGGCTACGGGCTGCTGCTGGCCTTCTCGGCCCTCGGCGGGCTGCTCGGCTCGTTCCTCGCGTCCCGGCTCCGTAAGCGCCTCGGGTACCGGTGGACGATCGCGGCCAGTCTGCTGCTGGGGGCGCTGACGCTCGGGGGTCTTGCTCTCACGACAGATCCGATCATCGCCGGCGTGCTCTTGGCGTTGTACATCCTGCACGCAGTCATCTGGAACATCTGCTCACTAGCGCTGCGGCAGCGGCTCGTCCCGGACAACCTGCTGGGACGCGTCGGCGGCGCTGCGCGCGTGCTCGGCCTACTGGGGCTTGCCGCCGGGTCAGCGCTCGGCGGGCTCCTGGGCGTGATCGACCTGGCGATTCCGGTCGCCGTGGGTGCCGCAGTGTTCGTGGCCTGCTGCCTTGTCGCGGCTATCATGCTGCGTGGCGAGTTGACCCCTGACGACCCCACCACAACTGCGATTCGCGAGGCCGACGCCGACGCCGAGACGGTGTGGGTGACTCGCACGCACGCCTTACGGGCGGGTTAA
- a CDS encoding relaxase domain-containing protein, translating into MTLHKLAAGSGYTYLTQQVAAHDATEGRQAGLASYYEEKGESPGRWLGTGLPGLDLAEGDVVTEEQMKLLFGQGRHPRSDEPEAAAKGRAAEQLRRSRSTRADENE; encoded by the coding sequence ATGACGTTGCACAAGCTCGCTGCCGGGAGCGGGTACACGTACCTGACGCAGCAGGTCGCTGCCCACGACGCCACCGAGGGCCGGCAGGCTGGCCTCGCCTCCTACTACGAGGAGAAGGGTGAGTCGCCCGGGCGTTGGCTGGGCACCGGTCTGCCCGGACTGGACCTTGCCGAGGGTGACGTGGTGACCGAGGAGCAGATGAAGCTGCTGTTCGGTCAGGGCCGCCACCCGCGCTCCGACGAGCCGGAGGCGGCAGCGAAGGGGAGGGCGGCCGAACAGCTCCGTCGGTCACGGTCCACCCGCGCTGACGAGAACGAGTAG
- a CDS encoding addiction module protein, producing MTSNLTEYIEAGKQFTRDERLEAAHQLLLSVQQDEGDESPNGAEWEAELLRRAQEALDGTPTLHDVGESHAKIRAELAATRRK from the coding sequence ATGACCTCGAACCTGACCGAGTACATCGAGGCTGGCAAACAGTTCACCCGCGATGAGCGCCTTGAGGCTGCCCATCAGCTCCTGCTCAGTGTGCAGCAGGACGAGGGTGATGAGTCGCCCAACGGCGCGGAGTGGGAGGCGGAGCTCCTCAGGCGCGCGCAGGAGGCACTCGACGGCACTCCGACCCTGCACGACGTCGGCGAGTCGCACGCGAAGATCCGTGCCGAACTCGCCGCGACGCGTCGCAAGTGA
- a CDS encoding acetate/propionate family kinase: protein MSMPGAQDETPVTGGAGDVSEGPVLVINAGSSSLKYQLVLAGSGESLATGLIERIGLDQGRARHTVDGREHVLEQEITDHAAAFAVLTAQFAEHGPDLAQASPVAVGHRVVHGGAKFASTVLIDDDVLETLRRLVPLAPLHNPGNIAGIETALQTFPDLPQVAVFDTAFHQTMPPAAYTYAVPLSWRQTFNIRAYGFHGTSHAYVARRTAGLLGKSVEDTNVVVLHLGNGASACAVQGGQSVDTSMGLSPLGGLVMGTRPGDLDPGLPAHMSRVSGMTLPEFDHALNKESGLKALAGDSDFREVMQRRAAGDPGAELAFDVVVHRLVRHLGALALVLGRIDAIAFTAGIGENTPELRAAVLERAALLGVEVDVSANESASGETRISTADSAVAAFVVPTNEEWEIAREATQLLAGT, encoded by the coding sequence ATGAGTATGCCGGGAGCCCAGGACGAGACACCTGTCACCGGTGGTGCGGGAGATGTCAGCGAGGGCCCGGTCCTGGTGATCAACGCCGGTTCCTCCTCGCTGAAGTATCAGCTGGTGCTCGCCGGGTCCGGGGAGTCGTTGGCCACCGGGCTGATCGAACGGATCGGGCTCGACCAAGGACGGGCACGGCATACGGTCGATGGGCGCGAGCACGTCCTGGAGCAGGAGATCACGGACCACGCGGCGGCCTTCGCGGTGCTCACGGCGCAGTTCGCGGAGCACGGTCCGGACCTGGCCCAGGCCTCGCCCGTCGCGGTCGGCCACCGGGTGGTGCACGGGGGCGCGAAGTTCGCCTCCACCGTGCTGATCGACGACGACGTGCTCGAGACGCTGCGCCGTCTGGTCCCCCTGGCTCCGCTGCACAATCCCGGCAATATCGCCGGCATCGAGACGGCATTGCAGACCTTCCCGGACCTGCCGCAGGTCGCCGTCTTCGACACCGCCTTCCACCAGACGATGCCGCCGGCGGCCTACACCTACGCGGTCCCGCTGTCCTGGCGACAGACCTTCAACATCCGCGCCTACGGCTTCCACGGGACCTCCCACGCCTATGTCGCACGACGCACGGCCGGGCTGCTCGGCAAGTCCGTCGAGGACACCAATGTCGTTGTCCTGCACCTGGGCAACGGCGCCAGCGCGTGCGCCGTGCAGGGCGGCCAGAGCGTCGACACCTCGATGGGGCTGAGTCCCCTGGGCGGACTCGTCATGGGCACCCGGCCCGGCGACCTCGACCCCGGGCTGCCGGCGCACATGTCGCGGGTCAGCGGGATGACGCTGCCGGAGTTCGACCACGCGCTCAACAAGGAGTCGGGTCTCAAGGCGCTGGCGGGCGATAGCGACTTCCGCGAGGTCATGCAGCGGCGGGCCGCAGGTGACCCTGGGGCCGAGTTGGCGTTTGACGTGGTGGTCCACCGACTGGTGCGGCACCTGGGTGCCCTGGCGCTGGTGCTCGGCCGGATCGATGCCATCGCGTTCACGGCCGGGATCGGTGAGAACACGCCCGAGCTGCGCGCCGCGGTGCTTGAGCGGGCGGCGCTCCTCGGTGTCGAGGTCGACGTCAGCGCCAACGAGTCTGCGTCCGGCGAGACCCGGATCAGCACGGCAGACAGCGCGGTCGCAGCCTTCGTGGTCCCGACCAACGAGGAGTGGGAGATCGCCCGGGAGGCGACCCAGCTGCTCGCCGGCACCTGA
- a CDS encoding tellurite resistance/C4-dicarboxylate transporter family protein, whose protein sequence is MTTSLARRFDVAVEGLTPGYFALVMGSGIVSVGLALEGYEMLSQILLGLCLASFVILGLLTILRFVRFRHAMAEDFLDPKRAFGYFTYVAGTNVLGVRLFMEGYHGITAVFLTLTAVAWLVMGYVIPWTAVLGKVARPVVANANGTWFIWVVASQSVAVAAATLEPVSETATQGLSVLAVVAWSVGVFLYVAAGVLVALRMLLYDLRPEDLNPPYWVAMGACAITVLAGARIVEMAAAPMVDATRGLVAGLSVMFWAFATWLIPVLFAVGVWRHWFHRVPLRYEATLWSMVFPLGMYAVAGIYLGQADALPLVGWIGAVELWLAFAVLLLVLIAMLRHLLLTVFLPTRQEA, encoded by the coding sequence GTGACCACCTCCCTCGCGCGCCGGTTCGACGTTGCCGTCGAGGGTCTGACGCCGGGCTACTTTGCCCTGGTGATGGGCAGCGGCATCGTCTCGGTCGGGCTGGCGCTGGAGGGCTACGAGATGTTGTCCCAGATCCTGCTGGGGCTCTGTCTCGCCTCGTTCGTCATCCTGGGTCTGCTGACGATCCTGCGCTTCGTCCGTTTCCGTCACGCCATGGCGGAGGACTTCCTCGATCCCAAGCGGGCCTTCGGCTACTTCACCTACGTCGCGGGGACCAACGTCCTGGGCGTGCGCCTGTTCATGGAGGGCTACCACGGCATCACGGCAGTCTTCCTCACCCTGACGGCCGTCGCGTGGCTGGTGATGGGCTATGTCATCCCGTGGACCGCGGTGCTCGGCAAGGTCGCCCGCCCAGTCGTGGCCAACGCCAATGGCACGTGGTTCATCTGGGTCGTGGCCAGCCAGTCCGTGGCGGTCGCCGCGGCCACCCTGGAGCCAGTCAGCGAGACGGCCACCCAGGGCCTGTCCGTCCTGGCGGTTGTCGCCTGGTCGGTCGGGGTCTTCCTCTATGTCGCGGCCGGCGTGCTGGTCGCGCTGCGGATGCTGCTCTACGATCTGCGCCCGGAGGACCTCAACCCGCCCTACTGGGTGGCGATGGGGGCCTGTGCGATCACGGTCCTCGCCGGGGCGCGCATCGTGGAGATGGCAGCTGCTCCGATGGTCGATGCGACCCGTGGTCTGGTGGCTGGCCTGTCGGTGATGTTCTGGGCCTTCGCCACCTGGCTCATCCCCGTGCTCTTTGCCGTCGGGGTGTGGCGCCACTGGTTCCACCGGGTGCCGCTGCGCTACGAGGCGACACTGTGGAGCATGGTCTTCCCGCTGGGGATGTATGCCGTGGCCGGCATCTACCTGGGCCAGGCCGACGCGCTGCCGCTGGTCGGGTGGATCGGTGCGGTGGAGCTCTGGCTGGCGTTTGCCGTGCTGCTGCTGGTCCTGATCGCCATGCTGCGACACCTCTTGCTGACGGTCTTCCTGCCCACGCGTCAGGAAGCCTGA
- a CDS encoding HepT-like ribonuclease domain-containing protein gives MDRKAAKELLHVQGWLERVDEIIQRGQDAYLADDLLQEAGDSLMMKLGEAANRISRRDVLAPEGVEWALAVANRNFIHQYDEIDRDLTWLTLSRDLPAWRASLEPLFAEAAATIL, from the coding sequence ATGGATCGGAAGGCAGCCAAGGAGCTACTCCATGTCCAGGGCTGGCTCGAACGAGTCGACGAGATCATCCAGCGCGGCCAGGACGCCTACCTGGCCGACGACCTCCTTCAAGAGGCCGGTGACTCACTCATGATGAAGCTTGGCGAGGCCGCTAACCGAATCTCTCGACGCGACGTGCTCGCGCCCGAAGGTGTCGAGTGGGCGCTCGCAGTCGCAAACCGAAACTTCATCCACCAGTACGACGAGATCGACCGAGACCTCACCTGGCTCACGCTCTCGCGCGACTTGCCCGCCTGGCGAGCATCGCTAGAACCGCTATTCGCCGAAGCCGCCGCGACGATCCTGTGA
- a CDS encoding aminotransferase class IV, protein MSADAIRVWVDGQRVDEGPAIAALDHGVTVGDGVFETAKIVDGQVFARTRHHDRMDRSLAGLGLSTLDRARVDEGIAAVLSDGPIAFGRLRYTITGGAGPLGSDRLDSPMTYIVTAGEMPRPAPVTTVAVVPWIRNERAATVGLKTTSYAENVVALAAAKSVGGTEALFANGTGQLCEGTGSNVFVIRDGVIWTPPLEAGPLAGITRALTIEWCREEGLEVREEALPLSVLAEADEAFLTSSTRDVQAIGTIRIVPAQQTLAGELPAADLADRELGTEPGPVTARAAEIFARLGQERMDP, encoded by the coding sequence ATGAGTGCAGATGCGATCAGGGTGTGGGTTGACGGGCAGCGCGTGGACGAGGGGCCGGCGATCGCTGCGCTGGATCACGGCGTGACCGTCGGTGACGGGGTCTTTGAGACGGCCAAGATCGTGGACGGGCAGGTCTTCGCCCGGACGCGACACCACGACCGCATGGATCGTTCGCTGGCGGGACTGGGTCTGTCGACGCTCGACCGGGCCCGGGTGGACGAGGGCATCGCAGCCGTCCTGTCCGACGGACCCATCGCGTTCGGCCGGCTGCGTTACACGATCACCGGCGGGGCGGGGCCGCTCGGTTCGGACCGGCTGGACAGCCCGATGACCTACATCGTGACCGCGGGGGAGATGCCCCGTCCGGCCCCCGTGACGACCGTGGCCGTCGTGCCGTGGATCCGCAACGAGCGCGCCGCCACCGTCGGGCTGAAGACCACCTCGTATGCCGAGAACGTCGTCGCCCTGGCCGCCGCCAAGTCAGTCGGCGGGACCGAGGCGCTGTTCGCCAATGGCACGGGGCAGCTGTGCGAGGGCACCGGCTCCAACGTCTTCGTCATCCGCGACGGGGTGATCTGGACCCCCCCGCTGGAGGCTGGGCCCCTGGCCGGCATCACCCGTGCCCTGACCATCGAGTGGTGCCGTGAGGAGGGTCTCGAGGTCCGGGAGGAGGCCCTGCCGCTGTCGGTCCTGGCCGAGGCCGACGAGGCCTTCCTGACCTCCAGCACCCGCGACGTCCAGGCCATCGGGACGATCCGCATCGTGCCCGCCCAGCAGACCCTCGCCGGGGAGCTCCCCGCAGCGGATCTCGCCGACCGCGAACTGGGCACCGAGCCCGGCCCGGTCACCGCGCGCGCTGCCGAGATCTTCGCCCGGCTCGGGCAGGAGCGGATGGATCCCTGA
- a CDS encoding nucleotidyltransferase family protein — protein sequence MAEALGITQPAVSQQLKHAPELDDVHPEVLLEAAAPILKSLAAEHGYARLAVFGSVARHTAHEDSDIDLLVEAPEGTSSFGFIRFKQLIEQVLGREIDLVPHGGLKPTRDDDIRREAVLL from the coding sequence ATGGCCGAAGCGCTCGGCATCACCCAGCCGGCCGTCAGCCAGCAACTCAAGCACGCCCCCGAACTCGACGATGTGCACCCAGAGGTCCTGCTGGAAGCGGCTGCGCCGATCCTCAAGTCGCTGGCAGCCGAACATGGCTACGCACGACTCGCAGTCTTCGGCTCCGTCGCCCGCCATACAGCCCATGAGGACTCTGACATCGATCTACTGGTCGAAGCACCTGAGGGCACCTCGTCGTTCGGGTTCATCCGCTTCAAACAGCTCATCGAGCAAGTCCTCGGCCGCGAGATCGACCTCGTGCCCCATGGCGGCTTGAAACCAACACGCGATGACGACATCCGCCGCGAGGCGGTGCTGCTCTGA
- the pta gene encoding phosphate acetyltransferase yields MTTSLYLASAESRSGKSAVALGILEQLTRLGGRVGVFRPIVQGDVPDPLLGLLLPRATSPLGADEALGVTYDRVHADPEAAIGEVVQRFHLYAEEHDNVLVVGSDFTDIPGPTEFSVNASVAANIGAPMMLVVPAINRAPEDVLTAAQLNVHEAHIRHAEVLAVIANRVAEDLVEQTRSVMVDGLPDTASYVLPTNAILAAPTVRDLMLAIGGELFLGDESLLDQEAMDLIVAGMTMPNVLERLTDGAVVICPADREEVLIATLQAHRASTFPALSGIILNGGFPLSPQVHRLVEGLDVQLPAVTTSHGTFTTATLSHGARPRIQPGSHRKIDEAIGAVAASLDVAELLPQATTRASGIVTPLMFEHRLTEWAREADSTVVLPEGSEERILRAADQLLARGIARLTLLGVEEEIRARATELGLRLDAATVVDPQTDPRRAAFAEQYAELRAHRGVTLDQANDTVVDPAYFGTLMVLNGDADGMVSGSITTTAHTIRPALEVIKTVDAASVVSSVFFMCLADQVLVYGDCAINPDPTAEQLAEIAIISARTAAQFGVEPRVAMLSYSTGGSGTGADVDKVRRATELVRQQAPDLSVEGPIQYDAAVDAAVAATKLKDSTVAGRATVLIFPDLNTGNNTYKAVQRSASAVAIGPVLQGLRMPVNDLSRGATVRDIINTVAITAIQAKETR; encoded by the coding sequence GTGACCACGAGTCTGTATCTGGCCTCAGCCGAGTCCCGCTCCGGCAAGTCCGCCGTAGCCCTGGGGATCCTGGAGCAACTGACCCGGCTGGGTGGTCGGGTCGGCGTCTTCCGTCCGATCGTCCAGGGCGACGTGCCCGACCCCCTGCTGGGCCTGCTCCTCCCCCGGGCGACCTCCCCGCTGGGAGCCGACGAGGCGTTGGGGGTGACCTACGACCGGGTGCACGCCGACCCGGAGGCGGCCATCGGCGAGGTGGTGCAACGCTTCCACCTGTACGCCGAGGAGCACGACAACGTCCTCGTCGTCGGCTCCGACTTCACCGACATCCCCGGGCCGACGGAGTTCTCGGTCAACGCCTCGGTCGCGGCCAACATCGGGGCCCCGATGATGCTCGTGGTCCCAGCGATCAACCGGGCCCCCGAGGACGTGCTGACTGCCGCACAGCTCAACGTCCACGAGGCGCACATCCGCCACGCAGAGGTGCTGGCCGTGATCGCCAACCGGGTCGCCGAGGACCTGGTCGAGCAGACCCGGTCGGTGATGGTGGACGGTCTGCCGGACACCGCGTCATACGTCCTGCCGACCAACGCCATCCTGGCCGCACCCACGGTCCGCGACCTGATGCTGGCCATCGGCGGGGAACTCTTCCTCGGCGACGAGTCACTCCTGGACCAGGAGGCGATGGACCTCATCGTGGCCGGCATGACCATGCCCAACGTCCTGGAGCGACTCACCGATGGGGCGGTGGTGATCTGTCCCGCCGACCGCGAGGAGGTCCTCATCGCCACCCTGCAGGCACACCGGGCCAGCACCTTCCCGGCCCTGTCCGGCATCATCCTCAACGGCGGCTTCCCGCTGAGCCCGCAGGTGCACCGCCTGGTGGAGGGCCTGGACGTCCAGCTGCCCGCGGTGACCACCTCGCACGGGACCTTCACCACCGCCACCCTCAGCCACGGCGCGCGCCCCCGCATCCAACCCGGGTCGCACCGCAAGATCGACGAGGCGATCGGGGCCGTCGCGGCGAGCCTGGACGTCGCCGAGCTCCTCCCCCAGGCGACCACGCGCGCCTCCGGGATCGTCACCCCCCTGATGTTTGAGCACCGGCTGACGGAGTGGGCTCGGGAGGCCGACTCCACCGTGGTGCTGCCCGAGGGCTCGGAGGAGCGCATCCTGCGGGCCGCGGACCAGCTACTGGCCCGTGGGATTGCCCGCCTGACCCTGCTGGGGGTGGAGGAGGAGATCCGGGCCCGGGCCACCGAGCTGGGGTTGCGCCTCGATGCGGCGACCGTCGTCGATCCGCAGACGGACCCGCGCCGTGCAGCCTTCGCCGAGCAGTATGCCGAGCTGCGTGCGCACCGCGGGGTGACCCTGGACCAGGCCAACGACACGGTGGTCGACCCCGCCTACTTCGGCACCCTGATGGTGCTCAACGGCGACGCCGACGGGATGGTCTCGGGCTCGATCACCACGACCGCCCACACCATCCGGCCGGCCCTGGAGGTGATCAAGACCGTCGACGCAGCCTCCGTGGTCTCCTCGGTCTTCTTCATGTGCCTGGCCGATCAGGTCCTGGTCTATGGCGACTGCGCCATCAACCCCGACCCGACCGCGGAGCAACTGGCCGAGATCGCCATCATCTCTGCCCGGACCGCAGCCCAGTTCGGGGTCGAGCCGCGCGTGGCCATGCTGTCCTACTCCACCGGCGGCTCGGGCACGGGCGCCGACGTGGACAAGGTGCGTCGGGCGACCGAGCTGGTGCGTCAGCAGGCGCCCGACCTGTCCGTTGAGGGGCCGATCCAGTATGACGCCGCCGTCGATGCCGCCGTCGCCGCCACCAAGCTCAAGGACTCCACGGTGGCCGGCCGGGCGACCGTGCTGATCTTCCCGGACCTCAACACCGGCAACAACACCTACAAGGCGGTGCAGCGCAGTGCCAGCGCGGTCGCGATCGGGCCGGTCCTGCAGGGACTGCGCATGCCGGTCAACGACCTGTCCCGCGGGGCGACGGTGCGCGACATCATCAACACGGTCGCGATCACCGCGATCCAGGCCAAGGAGACGCGATGA
- a CDS encoding DinB family protein produces MTIFDPTDRAQTPLVADEKTMLLGMLAFQRDTLRWKCSGLIAEQLAFEHVPSALSLGGLLKHLAVVEFSWVQMTFAGGDDSPAWETQRQEGWDGWSLRTTAGETPQVLFDSLTETQRLTERIVGGAPSLEALSHEMPYGEPCSLRWVLLHLVQEHGRHLGHADLIREAIDGTVGI; encoded by the coding sequence ATGACGATCTTCGATCCTACGGACCGCGCTCAGACGCCGTTGGTGGCTGATGAGAAGACCATGCTGCTGGGGATGCTTGCATTCCAGCGGGACACGCTTCGCTGGAAATGCTCGGGCCTGATAGCAGAACAACTCGCGTTCGAGCATGTCCCCAGCGCGCTGTCGCTCGGGGGCCTGCTCAAGCACCTGGCGGTCGTGGAGTTCTCGTGGGTGCAGATGACGTTCGCCGGGGGCGATGACTCGCCAGCCTGGGAAACGCAGCGGCAGGAGGGGTGGGACGGCTGGAGCCTTCGGACCACTGCCGGGGAGACGCCGCAGGTGCTGTTCGACTCGCTCACGGAGACGCAGCGGCTCACCGAACGTATCGTCGGTGGGGCACCGAGCCTGGAGGCACTGTCCCACGAGATGCCATACGGAGAACCCTGTTCGCTGCGGTGGGTCCTGTTGCACCTCGTGCAGGAGCACGGCCGTCACCTGGGCCATGCCGACCTGATCAGAGAGGCGATCGACGGCACTGTCGGCATCTAG